One part of the Dyadobacter sp. 676 genome encodes these proteins:
- the treZ gene encoding malto-oligosyltrehalose trehalohydrolase, protein MSYEAMMGVRPGVTFNDRGEANVLVWAPKAEKVQLKFGDSLPLDLEKGAYGFWTLETFALRPGDKYGFLLDDQGPLPDPATLHQPDGVHGLSGAFDVRKFSWTDGQWKNPAMKDYIIYELHTGTFTPEGTFAGIAEKLGYLAELGVNAIEIMPVSQFAGERNWGYDGVFPYSVQNSYGGPGGLQYLVNACHERGIAVVLDLVYNHLGPEGNVLERFGHYFTAKYNTPWGEAVNFDDAWSDAVRHYFVQNALMWFRDFHIDALRLDAVHAIKDFSPVHILQEIREKTDELARETGREHYLIVEMDLNDTRFVKPVESGGYGMDAQWVDEFHHALRVSSGQERTGYYSDFDGVASLAKSYRDAYVYDGIYSDHRKRKFGMKADGIPGHRFIVFSQNHDHVGNRMLGERTSRLVSFEMQKLLAGAVFASPFVPLLFMGEEWSEPNPFQYFVSHTDPELAEAVRKGRKKEFAAFHLEGEAPDPVAAATFERSRVQWHLIDREPHRTMLRYYRKWIGLRKTQPVLKACDREGLSADVFEEKELIIVERVWERQHVVAFLNFSKTPREVSLPFAHLTWHKLIASSDTVWNGPQTMPEKAEAGPVIMPPESITVYANIINS, encoded by the coding sequence ATGAGTTACGAAGCAATGATGGGAGTGAGACCCGGTGTTACTTTCAACGACCGGGGCGAGGCAAATGTGCTCGTGTGGGCACCAAAGGCAGAAAAAGTACAATTGAAATTCGGGGATTCGCTACCGCTCGACCTGGAAAAAGGGGCATACGGCTTCTGGACGCTGGAAACGTTCGCATTGCGGCCCGGTGATAAATATGGCTTCCTGCTCGACGATCAGGGCCCATTGCCGGACCCGGCCACCCTCCACCAACCCGACGGCGTACATGGCCTTTCGGGCGCATTCGACGTGCGAAAGTTCAGTTGGACGGACGGCCAATGGAAGAACCCTGCGATGAAAGATTACATCATCTACGAGCTCCACACCGGCACGTTTACGCCGGAGGGAACATTTGCGGGTATAGCAGAAAAGCTCGGTTACCTGGCGGAGCTTGGTGTGAACGCAATCGAGATTATGCCGGTTTCACAGTTCGCCGGCGAGCGCAACTGGGGCTATGACGGCGTGTTCCCGTACAGTGTCCAGAATTCCTACGGTGGTCCGGGCGGCTTGCAGTATCTGGTGAATGCGTGCCATGAAAGGGGCATTGCGGTTGTCCTCGACCTGGTGTATAATCACCTCGGACCGGAAGGAAACGTACTGGAACGGTTCGGCCATTATTTTACGGCCAAATACAATACACCCTGGGGAGAGGCCGTCAATTTCGACGACGCGTGGTCGGATGCGGTGCGGCATTATTTCGTACAAAATGCATTGATGTGGTTTCGCGACTTTCATATCGACGCCCTGCGGCTCGATGCCGTGCATGCGATCAAAGATTTCAGTCCGGTGCATATTTTGCAGGAAATCAGGGAAAAAACCGATGAGCTTGCGAGGGAAACGGGCAGGGAGCATTATCTGATCGTCGAAATGGACCTTAACGATACCCGTTTTGTAAAACCTGTTGAATCCGGGGGGTACGGCATGGACGCGCAATGGGTCGACGAGTTTCACCATGCGCTGCGGGTAAGCTCGGGACAGGAGCGGACCGGATACTATTCGGACTTCGACGGTGTGGCTTCGCTTGCCAAATCTTATCGTGACGCGTACGTGTACGACGGCATTTATTCCGACCACCGGAAAAGAAAGTTCGGTATGAAAGCGGATGGCATTCCGGGGCACCGGTTTATTGTTTTCTCCCAAAACCACGATCATGTCGGCAATCGGATGCTGGGCGAGCGTACCAGCCGGCTGGTGAGTTTCGAAATGCAGAAATTACTCGCGGGGGCGGTCTTTGCGAGCCCCTTCGTGCCCCTGCTTTTCATGGGGGAGGAATGGTCGGAGCCTAACCCGTTTCAATACTTCGTGAGCCATACCGATCCCGAACTGGCGGAGGCTGTCCGGAAAGGTAGAAAAAAGGAATTTGCCGCATTTCACCTCGAAGGCGAAGCACCCGATCCCGTGGCTGCCGCTACGTTTGAGCGTTCCCGCGTGCAATGGCATCTGATCGACCGCGAGCCGCACAGGACTATGTTGCGTTATTACAGGAAATGGATAGGCTTACGTAAAACCCAGCCCGTGCTGAAAGCATGCGACCGCGAGGGTTTATCGGCGGATGTTTTTGAAGAAAAGGAGCTGATCATCGTTGAACGCGTGTGGGAGAGGCAGCATGTAGTGGCCTTCCTTAATTTTTCCAAAACACCGCGGGAGGTCTCGTTGCCATTTGCACATTTGACCTGGCATAAGCTGATCGCCTCTTCGGATACCGTCTGGAACGGGCCGCAAACGATGCCCGAAAAAGCGGAAGCCGGACCGGTAATCATGCCGCCGGAATCGATTACGGTTTATGCCAATATCATAAATTCCTGA
- a CDS encoding response regulator, which yields MILIVDDRPENILPLKKILELHNFKTDTAESGEEALKKVLSTTYSVIILDVQMPGMDGFEVAEAIAGFGKARDTPIIFLSAVNTEKKFITKGYTSGGIDYLTKPVDPDILLLKVKTFYRLFEQQQELKAIQESLRTEIDIRKHAQEELAARMDELPVHP from the coding sequence ATGATCCTCATTGTCGACGACAGGCCGGAAAACATTTTACCGCTCAAAAAAATCCTGGAACTCCACAATTTCAAAACCGACACCGCAGAGTCGGGGGAAGAAGCACTGAAAAAAGTGCTGAGCACGACCTATTCGGTGATCATCCTCGACGTACAAATGCCGGGTATGGACGGTTTCGAAGTGGCGGAAGCCATCGCCGGTTTCGGAAAAGCGCGCGATACACCGATCATTTTCCTTTCGGCAGTCAACACGGAAAAAAAATTCATTACAAAAGGCTACACCTCGGGCGGGATCGACTACCTCACCAAGCCCGTCGACCCCGACATTCTGCTGCTGAAAGTCAAGACGTTTTACAGGCTTTTCGAGCAGCAGCAGGAGTTAAAAGCGATCCAGGAATCGCTCCGCACCGAAATCGATATCCGCAAACACGCCCAGGAAGAGCTTGCGGCCCGTATGGACGAGCTTCCAGTTCATCCTTGA
- the glgX gene encoding glycogen debranching protein GlgX, whose translation MKKIANKKLIDQSKENDVAVYPGEPYPLGAIWDGKGVNFALYSENATGVELCLFDSPDAKTEHIKIQIREVSHHVWHAYVPGLKPGQLYGYRVHGPYEPTVGLRFNPNKLLIDPYAKAISGTVQWHDALFGYNIGDTEEDLSYSELDSAPYIPKSVVVDHTFDWEGVTAPEIPYHDTIIYELHVKGFTFLHPDIPEEIRGTYAGLAHPKSIAYLKKLGVNAVELMPVHHFISDRHLQERGLSNYWGYNSIGFFAPDVRYSSSGAYGEQVKEFKNMVKELHKAGIEVILDVVYNHTGEGNHLGPTLSFRGIDNLAYYRLMDGRYYMDYTGTGNTLNARLPSVLRLIMDSLRYWITEMHVDGFRFDLASTLARELHEVDRLSAFFDIIHQDPVISQVKLIAEPWDIGFDGYQVGKFPIGWAEWNGRYRDCMRDYWRGADSMLAEFAERFTGSSDLYKGEDRLPTASINFITAHDGFTLNDLVSYNEKRNEANGEENRDGESHNRSWNCGAEGPTNDKSVIELRNKQKRNFLTTLFLSQGVPMLVAGDEWGRSQNGNNNAYCQDNEISWLNWDKMDKELLAFTRKLIAFCKAHPTFRRKHWFRGVPIKGIGLEDIAWFLPNGEEMPDENWNHDFAKSLGIFLNGKGIRHMDPKGRPIYDDSFYMIFNAHYEPVEYTLPPEKYGSEWRKVIDTADACVSDDGQVVRSGESFSVESRSVVVFRHALEEQKI comes from the coding sequence ATGAAGAAGATTGCCAATAAAAAGCTAATCGATCAATCCAAAGAAAACGATGTCGCGGTTTATCCGGGCGAACCGTACCCCCTGGGTGCGATCTGGGATGGGAAAGGGGTAAATTTTGCGCTGTATTCCGAGAACGCCACAGGTGTGGAATTGTGCCTGTTCGACAGCCCGGATGCGAAAACCGAACACATTAAAATACAGATCAGGGAAGTTTCGCACCATGTATGGCATGCCTACGTTCCCGGCCTGAAACCGGGGCAGCTGTACGGGTACCGCGTCCACGGGCCTTACGAACCCACTGTGGGACTGCGTTTTAACCCGAACAAGTTGCTGATCGACCCTTATGCGAAGGCTATTTCGGGTACCGTACAATGGCACGACGCGCTGTTTGGCTATAACATAGGCGATACGGAAGAAGACCTCAGTTACAGTGAATTGGATAGCGCACCCTACATACCGAAATCAGTGGTGGTAGACCATACCTTCGACTGGGAAGGCGTAACCGCGCCCGAAATCCCTTACCATGACACCATTATTTACGAACTGCATGTAAAGGGTTTTACCTTCCTGCATCCCGACATTCCGGAGGAGATCCGGGGCACATATGCCGGCCTGGCGCACCCTAAAAGCATTGCTTATCTTAAAAAGTTGGGGGTCAATGCCGTGGAGCTCATGCCGGTGCATCATTTTATATCCGACAGGCACCTTCAGGAGCGGGGGCTTTCCAATTACTGGGGCTATAATTCGATCGGTTTTTTTGCTCCTGACGTCCGGTACAGTAGTTCGGGGGCTTACGGGGAGCAGGTGAAAGAGTTCAAGAATATGGTGAAAGAGCTTCACAAGGCGGGTATCGAGGTGATTCTCGATGTGGTCTACAACCATACCGGGGAGGGTAACCATTTAGGGCCGACGCTGTCGTTCAGGGGAATCGACAATTTGGCTTATTACCGCCTGATGGATGGCCGGTATTATATGGATTATACCGGAACGGGTAACACGCTGAATGCCAGGTTGCCCAGCGTATTGCGATTGATCATGGACAGTTTGCGGTACTGGATCACCGAAATGCACGTGGATGGCTTCCGGTTCGATCTGGCGTCGACCCTGGCACGTGAGCTGCACGAGGTCGACAGGCTGAGCGCCTTTTTCGACATTATCCACCAGGACCCGGTGATTTCGCAGGTCAAACTTATTGCAGAGCCCTGGGATATCGGCTTCGACGGCTATCAGGTAGGGAAATTCCCGATCGGCTGGGCGGAATGGAACGGCCGCTACCGCGACTGTATGCGCGATTACTGGCGTGGCGCCGACAGTATGCTCGCCGAATTTGCCGAACGTTTCACCGGCAGTTCCGACCTGTACAAAGGCGAGGACCGCCTGCCTACGGCAAGCATTAATTTTATAACCGCTCATGACGGCTTTACCCTGAACGACCTGGTTTCGTATAATGAGAAGCGTAACGAGGCTAACGGCGAGGAAAACCGGGACGGCGAGAGCCATAACCGCTCCTGGAACTGCGGGGCGGAAGGTCCTACCAACGATAAGAGCGTCATCGAGCTGCGCAACAAACAGAAGCGGAACTTCCTGACGACCTTGTTCCTTTCACAGGGAGTGCCTATGCTCGTGGCAGGTGATGAATGGGGGAGGTCGCAGAATGGCAATAACAACGCCTACTGCCAGGACAACGAAATTTCATGGCTCAACTGGGACAAGATGGATAAGGAACTGCTGGCGTTTACCCGGAAACTGATCGCATTCTGTAAGGCACACCCTACGTTCAGGCGAAAGCATTGGTTCCGTGGCGTGCCCATTAAGGGAATAGGCCTGGAAGACATAGCGTGGTTCCTGCCCAATGGAGAGGAAATGCCCGACGAAAACTGGAACCACGATTTCGCGAAATCACTGGGTATTTTTCTGAACGGAAAGGGGATCCGCCACATGGACCCCAAGGGCCGGCCGATCTACGACGATAGCTTTTATATGATATTCAATGCGCATTACGAGCCCGTCGAATATACATTGCCGCCGGAAAAATACGGCAGTGAGTGGCGCAAGGTGATCGATACCGCCGACGCCTGTGTAAGCGACGACGGGCAGGTGGTGAGATCGGGTGAGAGTTTTTCGGTGGAAAGCCGTTCGGTAGTGGTATTCAGACACGCATTGGAAGAACAAAAGATATGA
- a CDS encoding response regulator, whose translation MSHELRTPLNSILLLSRLLAENDNKNLTEEQIEYATVIQSSGNGLLGLIDEILDLSKIEAGKMELDYVNVSVKEICDDMKGLFAPVAREKGLEFSITMENGVPAVIETDKMRMEQILKNLISNALKFTSRGSVSISIKPQEGNDKMLCFAVRDTGIGVPPEKQHHIFEAFQQADGSTKRKYGGTGLGLSISRELAKLLGGEISLTSIVGQGSEFTLFVPVGPSYATSQPETANFFASHAEEKTPKPATKPENRFISTVIPESIPDDRTTIGITDKSILIIEDDTFFAKSLLDYTRKQGYKGIVAVRGDEGLELARTFRPMGILLDIQLPVVSGWDVMDQLKNDPETRHIPVHIMSSHRMKNESLQKGAIDFIDKPVAIERMDEIFRKIEYVISRKSKKVLIVEDNSMHAKALAYFLGTFDIHSELKSDIRDGINALSGNEVDCVILDMGIPDKKAYDMLEEAKKNPDFEHIPIIIFTGKSLSMTEELRIRQYADSIIVKTAHSYQRMLDEVSLFLHVVEENKKNARQNTETRKLGGLGEILNNKTVLIADDDVRNIFSLSKSLENYKMNVLTALDGKEALQKLQENPGVDVVLLDMMMPQMDGYETARRIRENPQWRNLPVIAVTAKAMTGDREKCINAGASDYITKPVDIDQLMSLLRVWLYEKS comes from the coding sequence ATGTCGCACGAACTGCGCACCCCGCTGAACTCCATCCTGCTGCTGAGCCGATTGCTGGCTGAAAATGACAACAAAAACCTGACGGAAGAGCAAATCGAATATGCGACGGTAATCCAGTCGTCCGGCAACGGGCTGCTGGGGTTGATCGACGAAATCCTGGACCTCTCGAAAATCGAAGCCGGGAAGATGGAGCTGGACTATGTGAATGTGTCCGTCAAGGAAATTTGCGACGACATGAAGGGCTTGTTCGCCCCGGTTGCCCGCGAGAAAGGGCTCGAATTTTCCATAACAATGGAAAATGGGGTTCCGGCTGTAATCGAAACGGACAAAATGCGGATGGAACAAATCCTGAAAAACCTCATTTCCAATGCTTTGAAATTCACTTCGAGGGGATCGGTAAGCATTTCGATTAAACCGCAGGAAGGCAATGACAAAATGTTGTGCTTCGCGGTTCGCGACACGGGAATCGGCGTGCCTCCGGAAAAGCAGCACCATATTTTCGAGGCGTTCCAACAGGCCGACGGCTCCACCAAACGCAAATACGGCGGCACCGGCCTGGGCTTGTCGATCAGCCGCGAACTGGCCAAGCTGCTCGGAGGCGAAATCTCGCTCACAAGCATCGTCGGCCAGGGCAGCGAGTTCACACTTTTTGTGCCGGTCGGGCCTTCATATGCCACCAGCCAGCCGGAAACCGCCAATTTCTTTGCGAGCCATGCCGAAGAAAAAACGCCAAAACCGGCAACGAAACCGGAAAACCGGTTCATCAGCACGGTTATTCCCGAAAGCATTCCCGACGACCGCACAACTATCGGAATTACCGACAAATCGATACTGATCATAGAAGACGACACATTTTTTGCCAAGTCATTGCTCGATTACACCCGTAAACAGGGCTACAAAGGCATTGTGGCCGTTCGCGGCGACGAAGGCCTTGAACTGGCACGCACGTTCAGGCCGATGGGCATCCTGCTCGACATCCAGCTTCCGGTGGTAAGTGGCTGGGATGTAATGGATCAGCTTAAAAACGACCCCGAAACGCGGCACATTCCGGTACATATCATGTCGTCGCACCGGATGAAAAACGAGAGCTTGCAGAAAGGCGCGATCGATTTTATCGACAAGCCCGTGGCGATCGAAAGAATGGACGAGATTTTCCGGAAAATAGAATATGTGATCAGCAGGAAATCGAAGAAAGTGCTCATCGTAGAAGATAATTCGATGCACGCCAAGGCGCTGGCCTACTTCCTCGGCACGTTCGATATTCATTCGGAGCTGAAAAGCGACATCAGGGACGGTATCAATGCACTTTCGGGCAACGAGGTCGACTGCGTGATCCTGGATATGGGAATTCCCGACAAAAAGGCCTACGACATGCTGGAAGAGGCTAAAAAGAACCCGGATTTCGAACATATTCCGATTATCATTTTCACCGGAAAGAGCCTTTCCATGACCGAAGAGCTGCGGATCAGGCAATATGCCGATTCGATTATCGTCAAAACGGCGCATTCCTACCAACGTATGCTCGACGAGGTGTCGCTGTTCCTGCACGTGGTGGAAGAGAACAAGAAAAACGCGCGGCAAAATACCGAAACCAGGAAGCTAGGCGGATTAGGGGAAATTCTGAACAATAAAACGGTGCTCATCGCCGACGATGACGTGCGGAACATTTTCTCGCTATCCAAATCCCTGGAAAACTATAAAATGAATGTCCTGACGGCGCTGGACGGCAAGGAGGCATTGCAAAAACTGCAAGAAAACCCGGGTGTGGACGTCGTGCTGCTGGATATGATGATGCCGCAAATGGACGGCTACGAAACTGCCAGGCGTATCCGCGAAAACCCGCAATGGCGAAACCTGCCCGTGATTGCCGTTACAGCCAAGGCCATGACCGGCGACCGTGAAAAATGCATCAACGCCGGCGCGTCCGACTACATTACCAAACCCGTGGATATCGACCAGCTGATGTCGCTGCTGCGCGTCTGGCTTTACGAAAAATCCTGA
- a CDS encoding GAF domain-containing protein encodes MKKPPTATTAWWSLTSDNPVQQKNLREVKALYEAKFGQMQNIIDMAKKNNNFANDTEERLREMIRGRKIMDDLRLTIERIKEDENAMLSERLEQQQIYIKYTPILLIAAALISILITISSYMRIRADMGKRIAQQQLDEEKYAETNRRIGHIEQVTRRVSEGDYSARSLDETDDELGRISSALNTMASSLEQTFSDLSVQNWLQAGEVQINDAIRGERVLKKLAANLINTLTSYSGASLGTIYILDADWQFSLAGSFAAQDAPRTVVPRQGLAGQVIETKKPLLVRDVPENYIKVTSSLGEASPAALAILPLVYSYECIGLIELAFLKTPEDLTMRFLEENLETIASGINSALDYVKLQNFLEETQAQAEELPDAAQRAGKPECGTGSAIAEIAGLGRRIAGTAGRIAADQRRTGRAERAAGRKEHRDPEKGRRA; translated from the coding sequence ATGAAAAAACCACCGACAGCTACAACAGCCTGGTGGAGCTTGACCTCCGACAACCCCGTGCAGCAGAAAAACCTCCGTGAGGTAAAAGCGTTGTACGAAGCCAAATTCGGCCAGATGCAGAATATCATCGATATGGCCAAAAAGAACAACAACTTCGCGAACGACACCGAAGAGCGGCTGCGGGAAATGATAAGGGGCAGAAAAATTATGGACGACCTGCGGCTTACCATCGAACGAATCAAGGAAGACGAAAATGCAATGCTCTCGGAACGGCTCGAACAACAGCAGATTTATATCAAATATACTCCTATCCTGCTGATTGCCGCCGCCCTTATATCGATCCTCATCACGATTTCCTCATACATGCGCATCCGCGCCGACATGGGCAAGCGCATTGCACAGCAGCAGCTCGACGAGGAGAAGTATGCTGAAACCAACCGTCGCATCGGCCATATCGAACAGGTTACCCGAAGGGTTTCTGAGGGCGATTATTCGGCGAGAAGCCTGGACGAAACCGACGATGAGCTCGGCCGGATTTCAAGCGCCCTGAACACTATGGCCAGTTCTCTGGAACAGACGTTCAGCGACCTCAGCGTCCAGAACTGGTTACAAGCCGGCGAGGTGCAGATCAACGACGCGATCCGCGGCGAACGGGTCCTCAAAAAACTGGCCGCAAACCTGATCAACACCCTGACGTCCTATTCCGGTGCGAGCCTGGGCACGATCTACATCCTCGATGCCGACTGGCAATTCAGCCTGGCAGGCAGCTTCGCCGCGCAGGACGCGCCCCGTACTGTGGTGCCGCGACAAGGGCTGGCGGGCCAGGTCATCGAGACGAAAAAACCGCTGCTCGTCCGCGACGTACCCGAAAATTACATCAAAGTAACATCCAGCCTCGGCGAAGCGAGCCCCGCCGCGCTGGCAATCCTTCCGCTGGTGTATTCCTATGAGTGCATAGGGTTAATCGAGCTGGCATTTCTTAAAACGCCGGAAGACCTTACAATGCGTTTCCTGGAAGAAAACCTAGAAACCATCGCTAGCGGCATCAATTCGGCATTAGATTATGTGAAACTTCAGAACTTTCTGGAAGAAACACAAGCCCAGGCGGAAGAACTTCCAGACGCAGCACAACGAGCTGGAAAACCTGAATGCGGAACTGGAAGCGCAATCGCAGAAATTGCAGGCCTCGGAAGAAGAATTGCGGGTACAGCAGGAAGAATTGCAGCAGACCAACGAAGAACTGGAAGAGCGGAGCGCGCTGCTGGAAGAAAAGAACATAGAGATCCAGAAAAAGGCCGAAGAGCTTGA
- a CDS encoding ATP-binding protein, whose amino-acid sequence MRPVWTSFQFILESLPQIAFTIRTDGKIEYVNKHWFQYSADTQAFPDIHPDDHICDQWQKHFENGLEFSGETRLKHLTTGDYKYFLLKIIPVLQHGAIVRWVGTFTDIHQQKIANEILEHKVELRTRELLDKNSELETTNHELQQFAWVVSHDLKEPLRKIQTFSHLIKDKYLTGNDEAISYLNRSISSSARMSRLISDLLDYSRLSVTAHFQPTDLNALLDELLADFDETIREKKAIIRRAHLPVVETIPSQIRQVFQNLISNALKFSRPDVAPQVDIRCETIPHKELTGATSPGGPFCRITIADNGIGFDEKFLDRIFVIFQRLNNINAYEGTGIGLAIAKKIMDKHNGLISARSTENEGSEFILVLPFVQEQAPAPVKTEN is encoded by the coding sequence TTGCGGCCCGTATGGACGAGCTTCCAGTTCATCCTTGAATCGCTCCCGCAGATCGCGTTCACGATCCGGACGGACGGGAAGATCGAATACGTGAACAAGCACTGGTTCCAGTACTCGGCCGACACGCAGGCTTTTCCCGATATTCATCCGGACGACCACATTTGCGACCAGTGGCAGAAGCATTTTGAAAATGGTCTCGAATTTTCGGGCGAAACCCGTCTGAAACATCTTACGACCGGCGATTACAAATATTTTCTGCTCAAAATAATTCCTGTCCTGCAACACGGCGCAATCGTCCGCTGGGTAGGTACTTTCACCGATATCCACCAGCAAAAAATTGCCAACGAGATACTGGAACATAAGGTCGAATTGCGAACGAGGGAACTTCTGGACAAGAACTCCGAGCTTGAAACGACCAATCACGAGTTGCAGCAATTCGCCTGGGTGGTGTCGCACGACCTCAAAGAACCTCTCCGTAAAATACAGACATTCAGCCATTTGATCAAAGATAAATACCTCACCGGAAACGACGAAGCCATCTCGTATCTCAACCGTTCGATCAGCTCTTCGGCACGGATGTCGCGGCTCATCAGCGACCTGCTCGATTACTCGCGGCTGTCGGTAACCGCTCATTTTCAGCCTACCGACCTCAATGCACTGCTGGACGAACTGCTTGCCGATTTCGACGAAACCATCCGCGAGAAAAAAGCCATCATCCGCAGGGCGCACTTGCCCGTGGTGGAAACGATTCCCAGCCAGATCCGTCAGGTGTTTCAAAACCTGATCAGCAATGCATTGAAATTCTCCCGGCCGGACGTAGCCCCGCAGGTCGACATCCGCTGCGAAACCATCCCTCATAAGGAATTGACGGGCGCCACGTCGCCGGGCGGTCCTTTTTGCAGGATTACCATCGCCGACAACGGCATAGGCTTCGACGAAAAGTTCCTCGACCGGATTTTTGTCATTTTTCAGCGGCTCAATAATATTAACGCATACGAAGGCACGGGCATCGGGCTCGCCATCGCCAAAAAGATCATGGACAAGCATAACGGGCTGATATCCGCCCGGAGCACCGAAAACGAGGGTTCCGAGTTCATTCTGGTGCTTCCGTTTGTCCAGGAGCAAGCTCCCGCACCCGTAAAAACCGAAAATTAG
- a CDS encoding arabinose isomerase, with translation MTEQHGYHLRAGLFGIGLEAYWEQFDGLEARLKAYVGVVAERLAGYGAEIVNLGLIDTPEKALAAGHTFRREDVDLIFLYVTTYALSSTVLPVVARAKVPVIVLNLAPEPAIDYAWFNSLGDRTRMTGEWLAYCSACPVPEIANVFRRSRVPFYQITGTLNDDPAVWQEVNEWIAAAKVAHTMYHNRLGVMGNYYGGMLDIYSNLTLQSATFGGHVEIIEVDELSALRENVTEAETGEMLQTFAATFDIQPDCSEFELERAARTAVALEKLVGNHRLGSIAYYHKGTGNPLNEDTMSSVILGNSLLTARGIPVAGEYEIKNAQAMKIMDSFGAGGSFTEYYAMDFKDDVVLMGHDGPGHIAIAQGKTKVKPLRVYHGKVGNGLSVEMSVAHGPVTLLSVVETVGGEVFLLVAEGESVPGPILEIGNTNSRYRFSIGAKRFVEEWNSHGPAHHCAVGVGHIGSKIDKLGKLLGIGTVRVC, from the coding sequence ATGACAGAACAACATGGATACCATCTTCGCGCAGGCCTTTTCGGTATTGGCCTGGAAGCGTACTGGGAGCAATTCGACGGCCTGGAAGCACGGTTAAAAGCTTATGTGGGCGTTGTGGCGGAGCGGCTGGCCGGATACGGCGCTGAAATCGTTAACCTCGGCCTCATCGATACCCCCGAAAAAGCGCTGGCAGCGGGGCATACGTTCCGGCGCGAAGACGTGGATTTGATTTTCCTTTACGTAACTACCTACGCATTGTCGTCTACGGTACTGCCCGTCGTCGCTCGCGCCAAAGTACCGGTAATCGTGCTGAATCTGGCACCGGAGCCTGCGATCGATTACGCTTGGTTCAACTCCCTGGGCGACCGCACGCGTATGACAGGCGAGTGGCTGGCCTATTGCTCGGCATGCCCGGTTCCCGAGATCGCGAATGTGTTCCGCCGCTCGCGCGTTCCGTTTTATCAGATTACGGGCACGCTCAACGACGATCCTGCGGTGTGGCAGGAGGTGAACGAATGGATCGCCGCGGCGAAAGTTGCACACACCATGTATCATAACCGCCTCGGTGTAATGGGCAATTACTATGGAGGAATGCTCGACATTTATTCAAACCTTACATTGCAGTCGGCCACTTTCGGCGGACACGTGGAAATAATCGAAGTGGACGAACTCTCCGCATTGCGCGAAAACGTTACGGAAGCCGAAACCGGCGAAATGCTGCAGACATTCGCGGCCACTTTCGACATCCAGCCCGATTGTTCGGAGTTTGAACTGGAAAGGGCAGCGCGGACAGCCGTTGCATTGGAGAAGCTTGTCGGCAACCACCGGCTCGGCTCCATAGCTTATTACCATAAAGGCACCGGCAACCCATTGAACGAGGACACGATGAGTTCCGTCATTCTCGGCAACTCCCTGCTCACGGCACGCGGCATTCCGGTAGCCGGGGAATACGAAATCAAGAATGCGCAGGCAATGAAGATCATGGACAGCTTTGGCGCCGGCGGGTCATTCACCGAGTATTATGCGATGGATTTTAAAGACGATGTGGTGCTTATGGGGCACGATGGGCCCGGGCATATCGCCATTGCGCAGGGAAAGACGAAGGTGAAGCCGCTGCGGGTATACCACGGAAAGGTAGGAAACGGGTTGTCGGTGGAAATGAGCGTAGCACACGGCCCGGTGACGTTGCTTTCGGTGGTCGAGACGGTCGGAGGGGAGGTATTCCTGCTGGTGGCGGAGGGAGAATCGGTACCGGGGCCGATTTTGGAAATCGGGAATACGAACAGCCGTTACCGGTTTTCGATTGGCGCGAAGCGTTTTGTGGAGGAATGGAACAGCCATGGCCCGGCGCACCATTGCGCGGTGGGCGTGGGCCATATCGGTTCAAAGATAGATAAACTGGGAAAATTGCTGGGGATTGGCACCGTGAGGGTATGTTAA
- a CDS encoding CHASE3 domain-containing protein, translating to MKKVSNSIIQQLQIVFSFSILLLFFSLLASYYSTQKLINNSELVNHTNKVLIEAEAIMSHMKDAETGQRGFLITSDPQFLKPYEGAYEKTTDSYNSLVELDLRQPRAAEKPP from the coding sequence ATGAAGAAAGTCTCCAATTCGATCATCCAGCAATTACAGATCGTATTTTCCTTCTCCATTCTGCTCCTGTTTTTCAGCCTTCTCGCGTCGTATTACAGCACGCAAAAGCTGATCAATAATTCGGAGCTCGTGAACCATACCAACAAGGTGCTCATCGAAGCCGAAGCCATTATGTCGCATATGAAGGATGCGGAAACCGGTCAGAGAGGGTTCCTGATCACGTCCGATCCACAGTTTCTCAAACCATACGAAGGCGCATATGAAAAAACCACCGACAGCTACAACAGCCTGGTGGAGCTTGACCTCCGACAACCCCGTGCAGCAGAAAAACCTCCGTGA